The Huiozyma naganishii CBS 8797 chromosome 9, complete genome nucleotide sequence CTAACATTAAAGAAACCAAACCACTTCCAGACGGCTTCCTCATCGTGCTACGGGGTCCTTGGGGTTTCAAAACGGGACTGTTGATTACCTTTTCGATGATCCTCAGAGGCTTAACTGGTGAATCTGTGGGCTTGGGTTCCCTCTGAGCCGTTGGCTCGGAAAATGTGGACGCGAGTTCTTCTCTGTCTACTAAGACAGGTGTTCCAGGAATATTCCGGACCTCCGCTTCTACTTTACTTTTCGCAGCATTTGGGCTCGGCTTGTTTTTCTCTTGCACAAGATCCAGTCCCGGTACAGAAGTAATTTTTGCGGTCTGTATAATCTGGCATACTGCAAAGGCAACCTCTGATATGGACGCGAAAACAATAACCTTCGGTAGTAGACTCTCGTACAGTGAGTAGTACCGTATGGCGTTTATCGCATGCGACATGGAACTTCTTAGTAAAGTACACAGATCCGAACAGTCCTTTATTAATTTCACCAAGTCAATAATCGACGACACCAATCCTGAAATCTGTGCCACCAATCGGAAAAGAAATTCGCCAAATCCCTTGTGTTGTGGGATTTTGTTCTTATTCTTGTTCTCGTTCTCTTCATTATTATGACCGGTGTTCAGGGATACGAATAGCTCTGTGATTAAATTATGCAATTTCGTGACGAAGTCAATCGGAATGATACCATTTTTGGAGATGTGTTTCTGAACAGACTTTTCATTTAACAAAGTTTCAACCTCGAAAAAAGTTTCATAATTTTTGGTAGTTTTcccatttttcttcatcctcAGTTTGAATTCGGATTCCGAAAGTTTCTGCTTCAAGTTTTCGTTTTCTATCGATAGGTCCCCGATCTGCGTGTTGAGTTTCAAAAGTTCTTTCTGCAGATGACTTATGCTTTCATCGTGCCCTGGCTGCGAAAGTTTTGTGTCCTTGGCTAAAGATACAGGGACGTCATTCCTCTCGACGGTGTCCACGGGTGGTGGTGCCGGGACCTGCAATTGAAGTCCTAAATCCGCGTCTGTGGGGCTTTTCAATTTAGTTTTCGAGGCCGAGTTGGATTCTGTCTTTGCCTTCAGTGGGGAATCGTCATCGCCAACAAAGCCGCTGTCCTGGTATGGTATATTGAGGGAAGAATCGTCTGCGAAGGCGAGATCAGGAACTCTTGTACTTTTCTGCGTCATCTCAACAGGATGATCATCAGGAGAACTGGATGAGAGCTTTTGGGAAGTCAACCCGGTAGCATCCGGCAACGGTATATCTcttgcagtttcttgagGAGGTGAATCTTTTTGCCCCGATTTTCGAGTATCGTCGCTTGGTAGTTCGTAATTCGTTGTTTCCTTCGAAACAGCACCCTTGTTCACCTCTCCGTGTTTAGGAGCATCCGCTTCATTATCGCTCTCATCGGACGAAGACCAGTCTATCGAGGCCTTTTGTGGTATAATAACAGATTGTTGAATGGTGCTTGTAGCTGGAGGCAGACTCCCCATCGTCCCCGTGTCTGTTTCCGTACCGGCGTCTGACTCAGAAACGTTAATCCTTGGTATTATTGGGGAGCTCTTAAGCTGTGGTGACTCTGTGGAGTCTCCCATAACCGGTCCAGCGTTAAAACCTGCTGTATGTTTCTCGTCGTTGATGTCCTTGAGTGTGTCCAAATTAAAGCTTGGACTCTCCGGTTCGTCCGAATTGCGGTTCCCTGCCAGAATCACTGGAGGGTGTGCTGCAGTGGGTGTAGAAGGTGCGAGGAAACTTGGGTCTCCCACTTTCGGGCTCATTATATTATCTATATCGTATGCGACTCCCGTGGCACCGTTCTGACCACTGGGCAAGTTGGCATTGTTGGAATGTTCTTCCCGTTGGTCCGCCTCATCGTTCTGCACAGAGGAGGGCAAGTGGTACTCGCGCCGCTGTATTTCAAACAGAATATCGTCTACCAGGTCATTGAACCGCAACTGGGACAAGTTCGACAGTTTCTGCCGCGCCTGGTTCCTTTTCACGTGGAAACTCGTTTTGGGCAAGAGATACTCCGGTTTGTTCTGGTCCTCGTTAATCCGCCGCTGCAGCTCGTCAGTGACGTCTGTGCTCAGCTCGTAAAATTGCAGCGAGGACAGTTTCAGCAGTTTGGCTCGGGCTTTCTTCGCTCTGGCGGAGCTGGCCCTGTCTTGCAAGTCCAGTCCGGTGATGTCGAAGTACGTCTTCAGCTTGACGTAGTACTGGTATACATCCCTGCTGTGTTCGGTAGTGAACTTAACGGAGTTCATgactctctctttctccgTGTGGTGACGCCCTTTCTCGAACTGGTTACGTGCGGTCAATTGCAAAGCGTGTTCTCCCTCCTGCTAACGCACCAATGTAGCAGAACGACTGTCATCTTCGAGTCCATCGGGGCCTCGAATTGACGAAATTCTCTCgaggaaagaaaatgacGCGTAAAAAAAACACTTTTCGTGAAACGcgattgatttttttttctgttgggATGAGGTTCACTCGCCAACTGCGAAAGGCCAGTGCAGTTCGCTTGGCTTGGCTTCTTGGCTTCTTGGCTTGGTCTACTACTGGTAACTGGATTGGCTTTTGAGGCTGTACAAATACTGAGAGTGAAAACTGCAATGGAGGGACAATCTGCGACTACTACCACGGCTACTGAATGGAGGGAGAAGCTGGAGGAGAGGGCCCGCAGGCTCAGTGCGATGCTGCGCAGTGGTGAACAGAATGTAGGCGGGATCCTTGAGTTTGCAAAAGATCTGTTCAATTACGGTGTGAAGAACAATTCAATTCTGCCTCaggatgacgacgaggatgatgatgaggaggaggaagggGAGCTGGACGACGGTGATGATGGTGAAAATGACGGTGAAGATGCAGATGgcgatgatgacgatgtTGACAACAACGCTGATGGTGCAGCCCCAGAGATGGACACAAGACTGTACCAGTTTGACatggaagaggaggaagatatCGATGCATCCAATGATGATTCCCACGGTGAAAATTCCCACGACGACTTGTTCGCAGGTATATTTGACGGGAACGTGTTTGAACGGGTCATTGACATCTTAGACTCGCTGACCCCCGCTCAAGTAACGGCAATGAAAACCCAAGCGTTTCTGCTGAAGGGTGACTGCCACCTCGAGTTGGAAGATTTCAACGAAAGTATGCGGCAGTACCTCGCCGCAATCGAGGGCGAAAAGGACTTGAACCAAATGATCACAATCTACTTGCGGCTGTGCGAGGCAGCCAAATGGGCACAGCACACGAAGTACCCCTGGTTCGTGGAGAGCGCCATTGCTCTGCTCGAGCAGCGTATAAACTCCGATCTCTCCGCGGACGCCGCAGCAGACCGCCGTCTCCTGGAAGACCTACGGGAGGACTTACAGGATGCAGAGTCCGCTAACGAGGACATCCGCGTCAAGCACCCAGAATTCGACAGCATCTTGAAACGGGCACTCGGCCAAATGGTCCAGTACGACGAGCAAACGGAGGGCAAAGCGGTAGACCTTACAAATCTCGTTGtaaagaagaggaaacggAAGTGAACATCGTACGCTAGCACCGACAGCCCTCACACTTACCTACCCTTCACCCACACCCGCTGGTCCAACCCCTCATCATCACCCGGTTCCGCACGTCATCGCcgcgaagaaaaaaaaatccCTTTGACGAAAAATTTCATACAAAATGGACAACTTCGCTCGACACGTCTCGTACTTTCCCCTACGTCTCTCTCCCTTCCCAGTGGGACTGTCCACATCTAGACATACACATTCAACGTCATGGATACTACTCAATCTGGGAAACCCACTGAATCCAAGGCCACGCCTGCCCCTGCCGGCGCCGCTGGTGCCAGGTTCGTCAAACTTGCCAAGAGTCTGCAGTTTGCCTGGTTTGTTGGCCACGCCATCGTCCTGTTCAGCAGTGTCTTGTACATGTTCACCTTCAAGGAGTGGTTGTACAGACTGGTCTACCTGGGCGTGGTGCACTCCTTCGGTATCATTATCTACCAGCAGCACTTTTTGAAAACTGTTCCAAGGGACACTGCCTCTTTGCTCACTGACGAGAACATCCTGTACTTCGCTCTGGCAACTGTGTGGCTGTTCACCCCTAGGTTCACCATCTCGCTCATCCCATACATCATCTTCTCCCTCTTCCACTTCGCCAGATACTTGCAGAACAACTTCCTCCCAGTCGTCTTTGGGCTTACAAGGGAGAACAGCGGTATCATCCAAAATCTGACCAACTTTACCCAGAACTTTAACGAAAGATGCATGTACTGGGTTGCGGGGGTCGAATTGACCACTGAGGTCATTCTTCTCCTAAAGGCCTTGGTCTGGTGCAGAAGATCTTGGATCCTGTTCCCATTGTACTCtctgttcatcaaaatcaGATTCGAGAACTCGAAGTACTCGAGAGCAGCTTTCGCTCAATGGAGGGTCAGACTGGACGGACTCATTAGCCACCCATCCGTGCCACCAGTGGCCAAGAAGGCTTACGATTTCACAAAGACCAAGCTGATCCAGCTTTCCAGCTACCAATTGACAAAGCCAACTTTGTCTCCTCAAGCTGCAGAGGCTAAGCAAAACTGAGTAGACCAAGAGTTCGGAAAGTTGAGGGGTGGGGTCATTGGGCGATTGACTAGTTAAGCTACTGTCTATCGTTCTCTCCCACATCTCGATCTGTTTTGGATCTTACCTTCGAAGCTCTCTGTATATGTgtctttgtttttctctcctatattttttttatattgCTTCTATGTAATATTAGAAGGCTCACAACTCTATTCCAATATGGACCACTCAGCGTGGTCTTGTTCGTATGTTTTGatgcttcttcttcttcttatccGTCTTTGCTCCAAGGTTAAGATGAAGGAAAGAAGGGAATAAATTACATTTACACACAATCTTTATGTATTAAAACCATAGTTagcaaagaaaaaatgcAGCCAAGTGATCAACCTACCCATGTTGCTTCTAGGCGCGGAGGAATCCCCCCGATTAATAGTCAAGCAACTCTACGGAGGGCTTGTCCACTTCCTCATTGCTTTCTCCGGGTCTGAACGGAGGCGAACGGTCAGAAAACTTCCGCACTCCGTGTGGCATCACTCTAGGGACCGACATCGGCATCATGTTCCCGTTTGAATGTGGTCCCGGTGGGCCAAATGGTGGTCCTGGTGGTTGCATGTATGGCTGTCCAGTGGGGTGTTGGAATGGATAAACTACTGAATATGGCTGGCCACCATGAGAGGTACCCGGTGGACCCATTGGATACGGCATCGGCGCGTAGTAGTAGTGCTGTGGGAAGTAATAAGGTGGCAGATTAGGATCGTTGTTGTATTTCAACATCTCGTTGTACGAGTACCTTCTCTTAAAATGACGTGGGTAATTTCCTGCAGATGATCTATCATATGTCGTCGTAGAAGTACCAGTAGCTGTACCAGCGGAGCCATAATCATGCATGTTGGTGTCACTTTGTGACTCCGATATATCTCCATCATTTTCGATTGAATCTGTGCCCTTGCTTCCGTCTCCCTCTTGGTAATCACTTTCGGGATCgacttcctcttcttcatgtTCCTCATttccttcctcttcctcttcctctaACTCTTTGTCATCtctttccctctctctTGTGTGATCACCCATGTCACTGGAAGTGGTTCTGTTTTCTGGGTAAGACACCCGTCTATAAGGTGCAACTTTCGGATTGTAAGTAAAGCTTGGATACCCGTTTGACGATTTGGTACTGCCGGGGGAGCCATGAGCAAATCCACGGAATGGTGGTAACCCGCTTGCATGTGATCTCCGCCTGTACATGTTTATAGGTGGTGGCGCCAGATTCAATTGAGGGGTACCGTAATTTGTGTCATCATGGAATgagttgttgtttggtTTCCCACCGTTACTGAATCTTCTAGAATTTCTCCGTGAATGTAACCCTCCAATCTCTTTGTACTGTACGTGTattgttttgttcaaaaaaatagaatgGTTTTCCTTCTCAAGTGCCGCTGAGGCAGCTTTTTCCGTGTCAAACTCGATAAAGGCGAAAACGTTTGTTATTTTGTGTATCAAAGTCAAACTAACGATATTGCCATAAACGCTGAAATgtcttttcaaagaatccTCGTCTGTGTCTGTATGTAATTGTCCCACAAAGATTGAATTCTTGTCAATACAgactttctcctcctcttccatCTCTGGTACAGGCGAGCCTTCTTCGTCTTGACTTTTTGCAACCAAGTTATAGTGTTTGGGGACGTTTACATTTTGAGCCCATTGGACGTTCCAACTTAATTCTGTCTTGATATTGGCAAACGCCCTAATAGCATCATCTCTGTACACAAATTGGATAAACCATGACGCAGACTTTGTTATTGGGTACCCAAGGTTCTTCCTTCCAATGGGCAAACCGGAGTCCTTACCAGGTACAACTTGTTCCAATTCACCAAATTTTGAGCAAAACTTCTCTAGGTCGGCGAAGGAGGTGGGCATGTGACAGGAGATGAACAGTGTCCTGTTGACCCTTGCCGGTTCACAGCGGATTATTCTACCGTTTAATTTAGAACCATGAGCCATTCTCAGTGCGTTCTTAGCATCTTTGTCCGTAGCGTATTGAACAAAAGCATATGGTCTATTCTCTTGGTCTCTCAAAACTTTGACACCGTTTAAGCCACCGTAGTGAGCAAACTTTTCTGTAACAGAGAGACACAATTCGTCATCGGACAATGTGGCCGCCAGACTTGCCACAAATACACAAGCAGAAGGTCTCCCTCTTAAATCGTTGTGGCTCGTCTTTGAAGGTACTGTTGATTTTGGGTTAATCTCGGAACGTGGAAGTGGGGCATTCTTGTCCTTTTCAGAACCTTCACGCTCCTCGGGCGAACCGTTACCCTCTGGGTCAGCACCGTCTGAACTGGTACAATCAGAATCCTCATCTGATTCCTCCAAGGACGAACAAACATCTGGTAATAAATCGTTTATCCCTTCGTTAATTACACAATTGCCCTCCTCATTTAATTTAACGGGAGTCGAAGCAACATCCTTAACGGGCATCCCGATATTAGAATCAGACACCAAAACCATACCCTTGTTTTTAAAAACTAGTAtcttaaaaaaaaataaaaggaaacaacaacagataAGGGAAGGGGGGGTGgaataaaatataataGACAGTAATTAAAAAGCTAATCTACCCACTAGAGCTGGAGAGTAAATTTTATAGCAGCagcttttttttctgaagaGCCTATTCTAGTActaaattttttttgttcgtTGCAGAATGAATATATCCTACAGTTTATAGAGTAGCTTCTTGGTATATAGATGTATTACTTAGATCCTGTTCGGTGAGAAGTTACCGTCGTGAACACCAGAATAtaaagaaagagagagagaccTTTCCAGCACCAAACAATGAGAAAATGGAAGAGATCAGATCAGAAAAACCAAGATCTCCATTCGGTATTTATACGCCACCAGCGGCGGTTCTATTCCAAAACAGACTTAATTTTCTTAACTGCATAGAGTAGTATCTGTTATCCGTCACCGTCAAGAACCCATAGGGTCTGCGCCGTTTTCTGTGCGCATCTAACGCGCGCTACTATCACCATGAGAAAACCAGGCGCATTCTACACTATGGGGATGAAATCTGGGAGCggagaaagaggaggaggagagaCAAAATTAGGCAGGAGGCAACTGCCCCGTCTGACGCGATGGCGGCTAATGTGCGGTTGTTATTGGACGGATGCTCCCCGCCCCCCGATTGCCCGCATCCGTGCATTGTGTGGGTACCGCCGTCTCCACCGCGGTCTCCACACAATGCACGCACCCCTAAAAActactatttttttcttgttcttctaTTCTTTGCAGTGAACCTCCGCAGAACCCCCCGCACAGAAAATAACGCCGGGTCCAGACCGTCAGGTCTTACTACAAATACCTTTTTCCCGCCCCGCCCAAAACTAACCGCTGCGGATCTTTCTCGGCGATAATGAAGAAATAACGTCACCATCACCGCTGTCGCTGTCCTTGTTGAAAGCAAAGTGTTACCGCAACGGGACATTactttctttcttttccggCGTTCCGTAATTATTCCGTTTTTATAATTGTATAGATACGTAGTTTTTATTTAACGCGTTGTGCTTACTGAAGGGGGGGAGGGCGGCTACTTTCTTTGTCTCAGTCGAGATCTATGTCCATGCCTTCCTTTTCGTATTCGTCGTCGTAGTTTTCCTGGGGGCCTCCCTTCGTTGCCTTGTGATTACCCAAGACATCCAGCCTCTCCTCTTCCGCCTCCGAGGAACCCGTGCCACGCTCTTTGCCCTTGTGCATGACCACTTTCACGGTCTCCTTCTCGAGGACCTCACCCTTTAGGATCCTCATCGCCAGCTTGTTCAAGATCTCGTTCTGGATCAACCTGTTCAATGGTCTCGCACCCATATCGTCGGAGTAACCGTACTTGGCCAGGAAATCTTTGGCCTCAGGTGTCACGTCTAGCTTGTAATGCTTGTCGTTCGCCTCGAAACGGGCCTCGATCTCCCGGAGACGAATATCCACGATCTTATGGATCGCCTTACGGGAtaacttgttgaagatgacaGTACTTGAgattctgttcaagaattCAGGTCTGAAATGTGCCTTCACAGCAGACATGACCAAATCTTTGGTCGTATCGGTGATCTTGGCACCCTTCTGCGAGTTGATGAACTGGGCACCCAAATTGGAGGTCATGATTATAATACAGTTGGAACAGTCAATCGTCTTACCTTGGCCCGAGGTGATCCTACCGTCGTCAAGCATTTGCAACATCACAGTTAAAACGTCTGGGTGTGCCTTCTCCACCTCATCGAAAAGTAAGACAGAATATGGCTTGTACTGTAACTGGTTGGTCAAAAACCCACCTTCGTCGTAACCAACGTACCCAGCGGTGGTACCAAGTAATTTGGACACAGAGTATTTCTCACTCAACTCGGAACAATCAACTCTGATCATCATCTCCTTATCGTTGAATAAGAACCCGGCAATCGTTTTCGCTAACTCAGTCTTACCACTACCGGATAACCCAAGGAATAAGAACGATGCTGGCTGTCTAGGGTTCGCCAGACCGGATCTGGCTAATCTCACTGCATTGGAGACAGCTTTGATGGCCTCCGTTTGGCCCACAACTTCTGAGGATAACTCCTTCTCCATGTGGATCAATTTCTCGTTTTCAGATTCGGAAAGCTTCTTCACTGGGATACCAGTCAACCGCGCAGCAGTCTCAGAGATCGTCTCGGAATCAACAACATTGGAAACCATAGAGTTGCTCCCGACACGTGCTGCTTCATCAGCAACTTGTTCCTCCAATTGAGCAatattcttcttgataTCTGGGATGGCAAAGTATCTCAAATCAGCGGCAGACGCAGTATCGTATCTACGTTCTGCATCGGTGGCTTTGTTTTCTAGTTCCTCCAACTTCTTTTTAGCGGCAGTCAATGCCTCATGGCCCTTTCTTTCATCGTTGTAACGCTGTATCAAGGGTTCCAAATCCTCCTTTAAAGAGGCCTCTGTCTTTCTAGCCTTCTTTAATCTTTCCTTCGTAGTGGAATCAGCATCGACGTCTCTTTCTAGAGCCTTGATTTCAACCTCGATCAATTGTAGTTGACGTTCCTTGGAGTCCAATTCTTCGGGTTTAGAGTCTCTTGCCACAGCGACACCTGCACACGAGATATCAACCAGGTCCAAAGCAGAATCTGGTAATCTCCTGTAGGGCAAGTAACGCTTCGCTAATTGAGCGGCTGTCACGAGAGCACTGTCCAGGATCCTTACCCCGTGATGGATCTCATATTTCTGTTGCAATCCTCTCAAGATGGCCACGGTTTGTCTGATAGTAGGTTCTAGTACTTCGATTTTCTGGAATCTTCTCTCAAATGCACCATCTTTTTCCACGATCGATCTGTATTCGTTGTTTGTAGTGGCACCAATAACCTTCAAGTGACCTCTCGATAGCGCTGGCTTCAAAATATTAGCGGCATCGTCCTTACCGTTGCCCATCAGCATGTGGATTTCATCGATGAAGAGAATGATCAAAGTCTTCGATTCTTCAACCTCCTTCAAAACCCCCTTCAATCTTTCTTCGAAATCACCCTTGTACTTGGCACCCGCGGTCAAGGATGCCAAATCCA carries:
- the SPA2 gene encoding Spa2p (similar to Saccharomyces cerevisiae SPA2 (YLL021W) and SPH1 (YLR313C); ancestral locus Anc_4.39), with product MNSVKFTTEHSRDVYQYYVKLKTYFDITGLDLQDRASSARAKKARAKLLKLSSLQFYELSTDVTDELQRRINEDQNKPEYLLPKTSFHVKRNQARQKLSNLSQLRFNDLVDDILFEIQRREYHLPSSVQNDEADQREEHSNNANLPSGQNGATGVAYDIDNIMSPKVGDPSFLAPSTPTAAHPPVILAGNRNSDEPESPSFNLDTLKDINDEKHTAGFNAGPVMGDSTESPQLKSSPIIPRINVSESDAGTETDTGTMGSLPPATSTIQQSVIIPQKASIDWSSSDESDNEADAPKHGEVNKGAVSKETTNYELPSDDTRKSGQKDSPPQETARDIPLPDATGLTSQKLSSSSPDDHPVEMTQKSTRVPDLAFADDSSLNIPYQDSGFVGDDDSPLKAKTESNSASKTKLKSPTDADLGLQLQVPAPPPVDTVERNDVPVSLAKDTKLSQPGHDESISHLQKELLKLNTQIGDLSIENENLKQKLSESEFKLRMKKNGKTTKNYETFFEVETLLNEKSVQKHISKNGIIPIDFVTKLHNLITELFVSLNTGHNNEENENKNKNKIPQHKGFGEFLFRLVAQISGLVSSIIDLVKLIKDCSDLCTLLRSSMSHAINAIRYYSLYESLLPKVIVFASISEVAFAVCQIIQTAKITSVPGLDLVQEKNKPSPNAAKSKVEAEVRNIPGTPVLVDREELASTFSEPTAQREPKPTDSPVKPLRIIEKVINSPVLKPQGPRSTMRKPSGSGLVSLMLDNKRVSSPSLKVSSNQSSEKNLSNLSGQSISAKDDVEAPVKDKNEFDKSGATSPTLSDLNLLKEPSSSIDSVTEQEMGKAKETSAASASENTPAEKPEDSNRLTKESPKSNVTALSLTEPSGPAKNVADKLFDKLNSISPDREIRSNFSDDSDDEKLDILALKKSMGQDYTTKEESGPVDSVPKMKPIKINKLESSSLRRVDVSNGGGAKGLGITMNSETKKQPTKRQDEPIVRKQDEAAPQETPTVRVESKTNPASHPNGQENLNLSPVIKQENEDDLNISHHSSEASDNDDSYQFAPLEKREKVDEPRTSIKEESPKIGLIAGNANDKENSSGEEYTDDTDSEEDEEEVDFDVDAFDIENPDNTLSELLLYLEHQTVEVISTIQSLLSSIKEPKSTKGSLRKESNAINQVIGQMADATSVSMNQSRNANLKKHGGWVVQSLEDCARRMTILCQLSKDGVFQEESSDNDYADKNFKQRLAGIAFDVAKCTKELVKSVEEASLKEEIDFLNSKLE
- the HIF1 gene encoding Hif1p (similar to Saccharomyces cerevisiae HIF1 (YLL022C); ancestral locus Anc_4.37) — encoded protein: MEGQSATTTTATEWREKLEERARRLSAMLRSGEQNVGGILEFAKDLFNYGVKNNSILPQDDDEDDDEEEEGELDDGDDGENDGEDADGDDDDVDNNADGAAPEMDTRLYQFDMEEEEDIDASNDDSHGENSHDDLFAGIFDGNVFERVIDILDSLTPAQVTAMKTQAFLLKGDCHLELEDFNESMRQYLAAIEGEKDLNQMITIYLRLCEAAKWAQHTKYPWFVESAIALLEQRINSDLSADAAADRRLLEDLREDLQDAESANEDIRVKHPEFDSILKRALGQMVQYDEQTEGKAVDLTNLVVKKRKRK
- the POM33 gene encoding nucleoporin POM33 (similar to Saccharomyces cerevisiae YLL023C; ancestral locus Anc_4.36) gives rise to the protein MDTTQSGKPTESKATPAPAGAAGARFVKLAKSLQFAWFVGHAIVLFSSVLYMFTFKEWLYRLVYLGVVHSFGIIIYQQHFLKTVPRDTASLLTDENILYFALATVWLFTPRFTISLIPYIIFSLFHFARYLQNNFLPVVFGLTRENSGIIQNLTNFTQNFNERCMYWVAGVELTTEVILLLKALVWCRRSWILFPLYSLFIKIRFENSKYSRAAFAQWRVRLDGLISHPSVPPVAKKAYDFTKTKLIQLSSYQLTKPTLSPQAAEAKQN
- the RIM4 gene encoding Rim4p (similar to Saccharomyces cerevisiae RIM4 (YHL024W); ancestral locus Anc_4.33), with the translated sequence MVLVSDSNIGMPVKDVASTPVKLNEEGNCVINEGINDLLPDVCSSLEESDEDSDCTSSDGADPEGNGSPEEREGSEKDKNAPLPRSEINPKSTVPSKTSHNDLRGRPSACVFVASLAATLSDDELCLSVTEKFAHYGGLNGVKVLRDQENRPYAFVQYATDKDAKNALRMAHGSKLNGRIIRCEPARVNRTLFISCHMPTSFADLEKFCSKFGELEQVVPGKDSGLPIGRKNLGYPITKSASWFIQFVYRDDAIRAFANIKTELSWNVQWAQNVNVPKHYNLVAKSQDEEGSPVPEMEEEEKVCIDKNSIFVGQLHTDTDEDSLKRHFSVYGNIVSLTLIHKITNVFAFIEFDTEKAASAALEKENHSIFLNKTIHVQYKEIGGLHSRRNSRRFSNGGKPNNNSFHDDTNYGTPQLNLAPPPINMYRRRSHASGLPPFRGFAHGSPGSTKSSNGYPSFTYNPKVAPYRRVSYPENRTTSSDMGDHTRERERDDKELEEEEEEGNEEHEEEEVDPESDYQEGDGSKGTDSIENDGDISESQSDTNMHDYGSAGTATGTSTTTYDRSSAGNYPRHFKRRYSYNEMLKYNNDPNLPPYYFPQHYYYAPMPYPMGPPGTSHGGQPYSVVYPFQHPTGQPYMQPPGPPFGPPGPHSNGNMMPMSVPRVMPHGVRKFSDRSPPFRPGESNEEVDKPSVELLDY
- the HSP104 gene encoding chaperone ATPase HSP104 (similar to Saccharomyces cerevisiae HSP104 (YLL026W); ancestral locus Anc_4.32) encodes the protein MNDETQFTEKALTVLTLAQKLAEDHQHPQLQPIHILAAFIETPEDGSISYLQNLIDKARYDYDAFKRVVNRNLVKVPQQHPAPQQVTPSYALGQVLQEAVKIQKQQKDSFIAQDHILFALFQDSSIQQIFKEAQVDVEAIKQQALILRGNQKIDSRGADTNTPLEFLSKYAIDMTEQAREGKLDPVIGREEEIRSTIRVLARRIKSNPCLIGEPGIGKTSIIEGIAARIVDNDVPTILQGCKLFSLDLASLTAGAKYKGDFEERLKGVLKEVEESKTLIILFIDEIHMLMGNGKDDAANILKPALSRGHLKVIGATTNNEYRSIVEKDGAFERRFQKIEVLEPTIRQTVAILRGLQQKYEIHHGVRILDSALVTAAQLAKRYLPYRRLPDSALDLVDISCAGVAVARDSKPEELDSKERQLQLIEVEIKALERDVDADSTTKERLKKARKTEASLKEDLEPLIQRYNDERKGHEALTAAKKKLEELENKATDAERRYDTASAADLRYFAIPDIKKNIAQLEEQVADEAARVGSNSMVSNVVDSETISETAARLTGIPVKKLSESENEKLIHMEKELSSEVVGQTEAIKAVSNAVRLARSGLANPRQPASFLFLGLSGSGKTELAKTIAGFLFNDKEMMIRVDCSELSEKYSVSKLLGTTAGYVGYDEGGFLTNQLQYKPYSVLLFDEVEKAHPDVLTVMLQMLDDGRITSGQGKTIDCSNCIIIMTSNLGAQFINSQKGAKITDTTKDLVMSAVKAHFRPEFLNRISSTVIFNKLSRKAIHKIVDIRLREIEARFEANDKHYKLDVTPEAKDFLAKYGYSDDMGARPLNRLIQNEILNKLAMRILKGEVLEKETVKVVMHKGKERGTGSSEAEEERLDVLGNHKATKGGPQENYDDEYEKEGMDIDLD